One window from the genome of Musa acuminata AAA Group cultivar baxijiao chromosome BXJ1-4, Cavendish_Baxijiao_AAA, whole genome shotgun sequence encodes:
- the LOC103983473 gene encoding uncharacterized protein LOC103983473 isoform X1, which produces MVEEEEEVEVFDEGVRDGVEEGIGNLGEIAEPEDERRAEEGVDEMPGIRVTSPVDRAKRPGVIFVLEKACLEVGKVGKNFQILNSDDHANYLRKQNRNPADYRPDIIHQIRSWKALPCNFLTHNHSSPDVLLRLLHEAVYVKTEKGVLFEIKPYVRIPSTFKRFCGLMSQSLQKSSIIAVGKPEKLVCHKEFCDSPFACQFQEIRLVRWLIERLIRNTLMIFYRFQNTL; this is translated from the exons atggtggaggaggaggaggaggttgagGTCTTCGACGAGGGAGTACGCGATGGGGTTGAAGAAGGGATCGGAAACTTAGGGGAGATTGCGGAGCCCGAGGACGAGAGGAGGGCGGAGGAGGGGGTGGACGAGATGCCGGGGATCCGGGTCACCTCGCCAGTCGACAGAGCGAAGCGGCCGGGAGTCATATTCGTTCTCGAGAAGGCGTGTTTGGAGGTTGGCAAAGTCGGGAAG AATTTTCAGATCCTGAACTCAGATGACCATGCAAATTATCTAAGGAAGCAAAATCGAAATCCTGCCGATTATAGGCCTGACATCATTCATCAG ATTCGGAGTTGGAAAGCACTACCATGTAATTTTCTAACACATAATCATTCTTCACCAGACGTGCTCCTTCGATTGCTCCATGAA GCTGTCTATGTGAAAACAGAGAAGGGAGTTCTTTTTGAAATCAAACCATATGTCCGCATCCCAAGTACTTTCAAGCGTTTCTGCGGTCTTATGT CCCAATCGTTACAAAAATCAAGTATAATTGCTGTCGGGAAGCCGGAGAAACTTGTGTGTCATAAAGAATTCTGTGACTCGCCATTTGCCTGTCAATTCCAAGAAATTAG GTTGGTGCGATGGCTCATTGAGCGATTGATAAGGAATACACTGATGATTTTCTATCGA TTTCAGAATACCCTCTGA
- the LOC135672190 gene encoding receptor-like protein EIX2, translating into MATPRRSTRVWLTSILLLFVLTTTASAKGCVELERDALLAFRARIVDPSHRLSSWRRRVDCCRWNGVVCDNTTGRVVELNLENSADMTFESNQAALRGEISPSLLSLTHLDRLDLNHNDFGGSPIPAFLGSFPKLTYLNLSWSNFSGAIPPQLGNLSSLRSLDLHSYGLSTDGLHWLSRLSSLRYLDMSSVNLSMASPDWLQAVNMLSSLQELHLPYCGLTDLPSSLSHVNLTSLSILDLRGNVFNSTFPSWLLELRSLSYLALSDSKLHGELPAGIGRLTRLTQLDLSANSLSGPLPAEIWSSRSLSSIDLSFNSFRGPMQVEAGNWSSLSQVYLLNCSLSGSIPAAIGSLTRLKELHLSGNRLTGPIPAEIGNLTALTTLNLGHNSLTGSVPPEIGKLSNLTSLDLSLNSLKGTMSELHFANLAKLDVLYLYRNSLDIAIGHDWIPPFQLETIGVDSCKLGPSFPGWLRSQESMVDLNLSNTSIEDTLPDWLWNSSSSSLMVINLSHNKISGTLPASLESLTNLMFLNLSSNLFQGLVPVSPPFLQALDLSSNALSGPLPSTFAPVSEYLFFSNNHINGSIPSSVCTLLLLFALDLSNNQISGEIPRCWQEANELLFINLANNKLGGKVPNSIGNLAKLKFLHLNNNSFHGDLPPSLQSCSQLAVIDLGRNQFSGKIPAWIGQSFRYLEVLLLRSNMFSGDIPPHLGQLSNLQIIDLADNELSGIIPRSFGNFSAIISISKSMSSTITSDTNLELSSFVASESIAIVTKGGEQSFSSILHLVKSIDLSKNSLTGAIPTEIGYLSALQTLNLSRNSIGGMIPSTIGGMKSLETLDLSFNNLSGAIPQSMSALHSLSHLNLSYNNLSGAIPSGFQLQTLPASSYIGNAYLCGLPVSESCLNETNTNATDEEDEEEGLHGLSLYFGIALGYLVGLWSVFIVMLFKKDWRIFYFRMIDQIYDKAYVAIKIKINGWTVNKGGRRTQE; encoded by the coding sequence ATGGCTACTCCAAGGAGAAGCACACGCGTCTGGCTCACCAGCATTCTGCTGCTCTTCGTGCTCACAACCACGGCGTCGGCCAAGGGGTGCGTTGAGCTGGAGAGGGACGCCCTCCTCGCCTTCAGAGCCCGCATCGTCGATCCGTCCCACCGCCTGTCCTCGTGGCGTCGCCGAGTAGACTGCTGCAGATGGAACGGCGTGGTGTGCGACAACACCACGGGCCGCGTCGTGGAGCTCAACCTTGAGAACTCGGCGGACATGACTTTCGAGTCGAATCAGGCGGCGCTGCGGGGTGAGATCAGTCCGTCCTTGCTCTCTTTGACGCATTTGGATCGCTTGGATCTCAATCACAATGACTTCGGGGGGTCACCGATCCCCGCCTTTCTGGGCTCTTTCCCCAAACTGACGTATCTCAACCTCTCCTGGTCCAACTTCAGCGGAGCCATTCCGCCCCAGCTGGGCAACCTGTCCAGCCTCCGCTCTCTCGATCTCCATTCGTATGGCTTATCGACCGATGGCCTGCACTGGCTCTCGCGTCTCTCTTCCTTGAGATACCTCGACATGAGCAGTGTGAACCTTTCCATGGCCTCCCCCGATTGGCTTCAAGCAGTGAACATGTTGTCGTCATTACAGGAGCTACATTTACCATACTGTGGCCTCACCGAcctcccctcttctctttcccatgtcaaCCTCACCTCGTTGAGCATTCTCGATCTCCGTGGCAACGTCTTCAACTCCACCTTCCCCAGCTGGCTTCTGGAACTCCGCAGCCTGTCCTACCTTGCTCTTAGCGATTCAAAGTTGCATGGCGAGCTACCTGCTGGGATCGGAAGATTGACTCGTCTGACCCAACTTGACCTCAGCGCTAATTCACTCTCTGGTCCTCTCCCCGCGGAGATTTGGAGTTCGAGGAGTCTATCAAGCATCGACCTCAGCTTTAATTCGTTCCGAGGTCCGATGCAAGTGGAAGCAGGGAATTGGAGTAGTCTCTCACAGGTATATCTGCTCAACTGCTCACTCAGTGGCAGCATCCCTGCTGCGATTGGGAGTTTGACTCGTCTCAAGGAGCTGCACCTCAGTGGCAATCGACTCACTGGTCCCATACCTGCCGAGATCGGTAATTTGACTGCTCTAACAACGCTCAACTTGGGTCATAATTCTCTCACTGGATCCGTACCACCTGAGATCGGCAAGCTTTCCAACCTAACCTCGCTTGATCTGTCTCTCAATTCCCTGAAAGGTACCATGTCCGAACTCCATTTCGCCAACCTCGCCAAGCTAGACGTCTTATACTTGTACAGGAACTCCTTGGACATCGCAATAGGCCATGATTGGATTCCACCTTTTCAACTCGAGACAATCGGAGTGGATTCCTGTAAGCTCGGCCCTTCGTTTCCCGGATGGCTGCGCTCGCAGGAATCCATGGTGGATTTGAATTTGTCGAACACGAGTATCGAGGACACTTTGCCCGACTGGCTCTggaattcttcttcctcttccttaatGGTCATAAATCTGTCCCACAACAAGATTTCTGGCACTCTGCCGGCATCCTTGGAGAGTCTGACCAACTTGATGTTCCTAAATTTGAGCTCTAATCTGTTCCAAGGTCTCGTCCCTGTTTCGCCACCATTCCTACAAGCACTGGATCTATCAAGCAACGCTCTCTCAGGACCGCTACCATCGACCTTTGCACCGGTGTCGGAATACTTGTTCTTCTCAAACAATCATATTAACGGGAGCATACCATCCTCCGTCTGCACTTTGCTGCTGCTTTTCGCCCTCGATCTGTCGAACAATCAAATATCAGGAGAAATACCTCGGTGTTGGCAAGAGGCAAATGAACTTTTGTTTATCAATCTAGCGAATAATAAGCTCGGTGGAAAGGTTCCCAACTCCATCGGAAACTTGGCCAAGCTCAAGTTCTTGCACCTGAACAACAACAGCTTCCATGGAGATCTTCCACCATCGTTGCAAAGTTGTAGCCAGTTAGCTGTCATCGATCTCGGTCGCAACCAATTTTCGGGCAAGATTCCGGCATGGATCGGGCAAAGCTTTCGATATCTGGAGGTACTTCTGCTACGCTCGAACATGTTCTCCGGCGACATTCCACCACATCTTGGTCAACTAAGTAATCTTCAAATCATCGACCTTGCCGACAACGAGCTATCAGGGATCATACCACGCTCCTTCGGCAATTTCAGCGCCATAATTTCCATATCAAAGTCGATGTCTTCCACGATTACGTCCGACACAAACTTGGAGTTGTCCTCTTTCGTGGCCAGCGAAAGCATAGCTATAGTTACAAAGGGAGGTGAACAAAGCTTTTCGTCTATTCTCCATCTCGTGAAGAGCATTGACCTCTCAAAAAATTCTCTGACCGGAGCAATCCCCACAGAGATCGGGTACCTCTCCGCACTTCAAACTTTAAATCTATCAAGAAATAGCATCGGAGGTATGATTCCGAGTACTATTGGCGGAATGAAATCACTGGAAACTCTTGACTTATCATTCAATAACTTATCCGGAGCTATTCCTCAGAGTATGTCAGCTTTGCATTCTCTCAGCCATTTGAATCTGTCTTATAACAATCTATCCGGAGCCATTCCATCGGGTTTTCAACTTCAAACACTTCCGGCATCCAGTTACATCGGTAATGCGTATCTCTGTGGGCTTCCGGTTAGCGAGAGTTGCCTCAACGAGACAAATACCAATGCGACAGATGAGGAGGACGAGGAAGAAGGACTTCATGGGCTATCGCTCTACTTCGGCATCGCACTCGGTTATTTGGTTGGACTGTGGAGCGTGTTTATCGTCATGCTATTTAAGAAAGATTGGAGGATATTTTATTTTCGAATGATTGATCAAATCTATGATAAAGCGTATGTGGCAATCAAGATAAAGATCAACGGATGGACGGTCAACAAAGGAGGGAGACGTACGCAAGAGTGA
- the LOC103983473 gene encoding uncharacterized protein LOC103983473 isoform X2: MVEEEEEVEVFDEGVRDGVEEGIGNLGEIAEPEDERRAEEGVDEMPGIRVTSPVDRAKRPGVIFVLEKACLEVGKVGKNFQILNSDDHANYLRKQNRNPADYRPDIIHQIRSWKALPCNFLTHNHSSPDVLLRLLHEAVYVKTEKGVLFEIKPYVRIPSTFKRFCGLMSQSLQKSSIIAVGKPEKLVCHKEFCDSPFACQFQEISFRIPSECGMLLQQDRLFSHIISG, encoded by the exons atggtggaggaggaggaggaggttgagGTCTTCGACGAGGGAGTACGCGATGGGGTTGAAGAAGGGATCGGAAACTTAGGGGAGATTGCGGAGCCCGAGGACGAGAGGAGGGCGGAGGAGGGGGTGGACGAGATGCCGGGGATCCGGGTCACCTCGCCAGTCGACAGAGCGAAGCGGCCGGGAGTCATATTCGTTCTCGAGAAGGCGTGTTTGGAGGTTGGCAAAGTCGGGAAG AATTTTCAGATCCTGAACTCAGATGACCATGCAAATTATCTAAGGAAGCAAAATCGAAATCCTGCCGATTATAGGCCTGACATCATTCATCAG ATTCGGAGTTGGAAAGCACTACCATGTAATTTTCTAACACATAATCATTCTTCACCAGACGTGCTCCTTCGATTGCTCCATGAA GCTGTCTATGTGAAAACAGAGAAGGGAGTTCTTTTTGAAATCAAACCATATGTCCGCATCCCAAGTACTTTCAAGCGTTTCTGCGGTCTTATGT CCCAATCGTTACAAAAATCAAGTATAATTGCTGTCGGGAAGCCGGAGAAACTTGTGTGTCATAAAGAATTCTGTGACTCGCCATTTGCCTGTCAATTCCAAGAAATTAG TTTCAGAATACCCTCTGAGTGCGGCATGCTGCTTCAACAGGATCGCCTTTTTTCCCATATAATATCCGGATGA